The genomic stretch CCAGGGCGCGCACCTGCCCCTCCCGGCGTACACGCTCCTCTCCGCCGACGGTCCGCCGCACGACCGGCTCTTCCGGGTGGAAGTCCGGGTAAAGGGCCTGCCGGCGGCCGGAGGATGCGGCACGTCACGCAAGGAGGCGGAGATGGACGCGGCGGCGAAAGCGATCTCGGCTCTCCAGGCCGCCGGCGGGGAGAGCCCGTGAACCGGAAATCCGGGTTCGTCGCCCTGCTGGGTCGCCCCAACGTGGGGAAATCGACCCTGCTCAACCGGATCGTGCGCGCCAAGGTCGCGATCGTCACGCGGAAGCCGCAGACGACGCGGGACCGGATCGCGGGGATCCTCACCGAAAGGCGGGGACAGATCGTCTTTCTCGACAGCCCGGGGATCCACAAGCCGACGAGGGCCCTCAATTCCCACATGGTCCGCACCGCCTGCCGGATCGGGGAGGAGGCCGACATCGTCGCCCACGTCATCGACGACCGTCCGGTGGGGAAAGGATCGGAGGACGCGATGGTCCGCGGGATCCTCGAAAAGATCCCGGTCCCGCGCATCCTCGTGGTGAACAAGGTCGACCGGATCGGACGGCCGGCGGCCGACGAGGTCCGGAAGAGCCTCACGCGGGACGATTTCTACGCCGCGTCGTTCCTCGTCTCGGCCGCGAAGGGGGAGGGCGTGGAGGCGCTCGTGACCGCGCTCTTCGCGCGGCTGCCCGAGGGGCCGGCATTCTACCCCGAGGAGGACCTGACCGACCTCCCGATGCGCTTCATCGCCAAGGAGGTGATCCGGGAGAAGCTCTTCGAGGGGCTCGACGAGGAGATCCCGTACAGCATCGCGGTGCGGATCGACGAATACCGGGAAGAGCCGGAGAAGAACCTGATCCGCCTCCGGGCCGAGATTCTCGTGGAGCGGGATTCCCAGAAAGGGATCGTGATCGGGAAGGGCGGCGCGTTCCTGAAGAAGGTCGGGACGGCCGCGCGCCTCGAGCTCGAGAAGGAGACGGGCTCGCGGGTGTACCTGGAGTTGTTCGTCGTCGTGGAACGGGACTGGTCGAGGAGCGAATCGATGGTGAGGCAACTGGGATATGAGCCGGGCTGACTTCACGGTGGCGCTGGTGGGGCGCCCGAATGTGGGGAAGTCCACCCTGTTCAACCGGATGGCGAGGAAGCGCCGCGCGATCACGTTCGACCAGCCGGGGATCACGCGAGACCTCGTCGCCGAGCCGGTGGAGTACGACGGCCGCTGTTTTCTTCTCATCGACACCGGGGGGTACATGACGGGCGAGGGGGAGGACGACCTCCTTCCGAAGATCCGCGGGCAGGTCCTGCGGGCGATCTACGAGTCCGACCTGGTCGTCTTTCTGGTCGACTCCCGCGATGGCCTGCTCCCCCTCGACAAGGAGATCGCCGGCATGCTGCGCGAGCGGGGGAAGCCGGTCCTGCTCGCCGCGAACAAGGTGGACGCGAAGGAAGGCAGGGAAGGCGTTTCCCAGTTCCACGCTCTCTCCGTCGACACGATCCATCCCGTGTCCGCAGAGCACGGCACGGGGGTCTCCGAACTGCTCGAGGCGATCGTCGCCCGGATTCCCTCCCGGCAGGACGATGGGAAGACGTCCGAATCGAAGGACGCCGATCTGCCCCGGATCGCCGTGGTGGGGCGGCCGAACGTCGGGAAGTCGACGCTCGTCAACACGCTGGCGGGGTTCGAGCGGGTCATCGCCTCGGAGGTCCCCGGCACCACGCGCGATTCGATCGACGTGAAGGTGGAGCGGGACGGACGGAGGTACCTGCTGATCGACACCGCGGGGATTCGCGCGAAGCGGAAGACCGAAGGGGCGGTCGAGATCTTCTCCGTGATGAAGAGCCTCGACTCGATCAGGCGGTGCGACCTCGCCGTCCTGCTGATCGACGGCCCCGGGGGGCTCACCCACCAGGACCGGCAGGTCCTGCGCTACATCCTCGACGAGGAGCGGGCCGTGGTCGTCGCCGCGAACAAGGCCGACGCGTGGACCACGGAGGAGGAGCGCCGGAAGGGGCTGCGTGCGATCGCGGAAGGGCTCGAATACGCCTCCTTCGCCCCCGTCGTCCCCACGGTGGCCACGTCCGGGAAAGGGTTCCAGCAGCTCTTCCGGAAGATCGAGGAGGCCAGCGCGAACTTCCGCCTGCGCGTCCCGACCGGGATCCTGAACCGGATGGCGCAGTCGTTCCTCTACACCGTCCCGATCCCGTCGCCGACGGGGAGGAACCGCGCGTTCTACATGACGCAGGTCGGGGT from bacterium encodes the following:
- the era gene encoding GTPase Era — encoded protein: MNRKSGFVALLGRPNVGKSTLLNRIVRAKVAIVTRKPQTTRDRIAGILTERRGQIVFLDSPGIHKPTRALNSHMVRTACRIGEEADIVAHVIDDRPVGKGSEDAMVRGILEKIPVPRILVVNKVDRIGRPAADEVRKSLTRDDFYAASFLVSAAKGEGVEALVTALFARLPEGPAFYPEEDLTDLPMRFIAKEVIREKLFEGLDEEIPYSIAVRIDEYREEPEKNLIRLRAEILVERDSQKGIVIGKGGAFLKKVGTAARLELEKETGSRVYLELFVVVERDWSRSESMVRQLGYEPG
- the der gene encoding ribosome biogenesis GTPase Der; protein product: MSRADFTVALVGRPNVGKSTLFNRMARKRRAITFDQPGITRDLVAEPVEYDGRCFLLIDTGGYMTGEGEDDLLPKIRGQVLRAIYESDLVVFLVDSRDGLLPLDKEIAGMLRERGKPVLLAANKVDAKEGREGVSQFHALSVDTIHPVSAEHGTGVSELLEAIVARIPSRQDDGKTSESKDADLPRIAVVGRPNVGKSTLVNTLAGFERVIASEVPGTTRDSIDVKVERDGRRYLLIDTAGIRAKRKTEGAVEIFSVMKSLDSIRRCDLAVLLIDGPGGLTHQDRQVLRYILDEERAVVVAANKADAWTTEEERRKGLRAIAEGLEYASFAPVVPTVATSGKGFQQLFRKIEEASANFRLRVPTGILNRMAQSFLYTVPIPSPTGRNRAFYMTQVGVAPPSFAVFVKNRQGIPDSFTRYLQNKIRDRFGFEGSPVRIVYRER